One Trichormus variabilis 0441 genomic window, GCGTTGTTGCTAGCGGTTGCGAAATTGTCACGGTGGCGGTGCGACGAGTCCAAACCAAAGCCCCAGGCCATGAAGGTTTAGCCGAAGCCCTGGACTGGTCGAGAATTTGGATGTTGCCGAATACAGCTGGCTGTCAAACCGCAGAAGAAGCCATTCGGGTAGCGCGTTTGGGGAGAGAAATGGCTAAGTTATTAGGTCAGGAAGATAATAATTTTGTCAAATTAGAAGTTATACCAGACCCCAAATATTTACTTCCCGACCCCATTGGTACATTACAAGCTGCCGAACAGTTAGTGAAAGAAGGTTTCGCCGTCTTACCTTATATCAACGCTGACCCCATGCTAGCCAAGCGGTTAGAAGATGTCGGTTGTGCTACAGTCATGCCTTTAGCGTCACCCATCGGCTCAGGACAGGGTTTAAAAACCACCGCCAACATTCAAATTATCATCGAAAACGCCAAGATCCCAGTCGTGGTAGATGCTGGCATTGGTGCGCCCTCAGAAGCCTCCCAGGCGATGGAATTAGGGGCAGATGCCCTATTAATTAATAGTGCGATCGCCCTTGCTCAAAACCCAGCCGCAATGGCTCAAGCCATGAACCTCGCAACAGTTGCCGGTCGTCTAGCCTACCTCGCAGGTAGAATGCCCATTAAAACCTATGCCAGTGCTAGTTCACCAGTCACAGGTACGATTAGTTAGTCAGTGGTCAATAGTCAGTAGTCAGTAGTCAGTAGTCCATAGTGATTGCTTTGGACTGTTGACCAATGAGTAACAACAACTGACAACTGACAACTAACCAAATGTAACGATTTATCTCTGATTGTGTAAGTAAAAGATATAGGTCTTTATAAGATTAAATAAAATAATCAGAGCTAAGGAAATAATTCATGCCCTATACAAACGAAGAAGGCGGACTTCTAAATAACTTTGCCAGGGAGCCAAAAGTTTATCAAGCTGAACCTCCCACAGCAGGGCAAAAGCGTAATTACGTTATTTTAGGAGTCGCCGCCACAATTTTGGTTGGCGGTTTGATTTTCGTCGCCTTCTCTGTTTCCAGCCTCAGTTGAGCATAAAACATTTAACAAATTTATTTATTATTACTTCAGGTTCTAAATTTTTTGAGAACCTGTTTTTATTTTGTATGGTCAAAATACTTCTATGTAATTGTACGCAAATTTTAATAAGTATAACAATCCTGAATTTATCCTGAGCAGTGTATCAACCTCCTGATTATAGTTAGGACTTACGCAGTCAGATTATTGACTGTTAGTAGAAACAGAGAAAGATGAATCAATAGGATAAAGATTTCCCTAATCCCCAATCCCCAATCCCCAATAGCACTTGGCTCTTAAGCCACCATGAGCGTGAATGATACTGGACACTCCGATAATTCTGCTTGGAATAGGCAAGTCTATCACCGTCTCAAACTTGCCCTTAGTCTTGGTTTGCGACGACAACTTTTCTTAGCAGTATGTGACGATTTACACCTAAGAAATCAAGTAGCTGCGCGGTTACATTCTACTTTGGCCTATCCTGTCGGCCAGGTACTATATCAGCCATCAGATGGACAGGAAGCGAGTACATCGGCTTATCCGAGACTAGTTACTTTGCGGTTGAATTTAAATGAACCCAATCCTATTGCTCAAATTAATCAGTGGTTGGCTAATTATCCGCCGCCAATTGTAGGTGCATCAAAAGATAACCCTGGAAAACCTTTACCTATACCCACATTTCAGCTTGTGGGTGTGGAACAACTCACCAAACAAACAGTAGCCAGTCAGCGTTTATTTCTACATTATCTGCGCTTGAGTGAACAGTTTTTTGCTGCTCAAGAATCCAGCCGATTTCTGGAATCTAGTGTATTGTTATGGGTGTCGCGTCCTTGGTTATCAGCTATTCAGCAATCAGCGCCGCAGTTTTGGCGTTGGCGGACTGGTGTATTTGTATTTGCCGGCGAACCTACTCCAACAACTCAAAATTCAGGTCATCCAGAACGTTTTTCCAATTCTAGAAGCGTGAAATTAGGTAATCTTGAACAGTCTGTACTAGACGAATTAAGTATGGAAGGTGAGGTGAGAAGCCCATCTACCACAGAGTTTAACTTTGGGGATGAAGTAGACTTACCTTCAGAACTACCGGGGAATCATCCACAACCAAAAGAAGAAACCCCTCCGTTAATTTCGGAATTACCCCCAACTCAGCAAAAGCCGCAGGAACTTACAGTTAGGTCTAATGCTGCTAATAGTTCATCGCTTTCGTCTTTGTCTCATGTCAGCCAAGAATTAACGGAGTTAGTGCTGGCAACAATTAATACAAAAATATCATCAGAAGCAGAGGATGACTGGCAACCACAGGAACTGCTGTTGGAGATTGAGGAATTACACTCACAATCAGTTAGTGGGGAGATACTGGCGGCGGCTTATCATCAGCTAGGAAATTTGTATCGTCTGCGAATTGAGCGGGGACAGTCAACTTTAGAAGACTTGATGGTAGCAATTATTGCTTATCAAGAGTCTATTAGCTATGACGAAAATTCCCCACAACTGCCCGATATCTTAAATGACTTGGGTACTCTCTATTGGATGCTTTATCGCACACCACCCAATTTAGAGGAGGGGCAAACTTATATTGAGCAGGGAATCGAATTTTATGAGTTAGCGTTAAAAATAATTTCTCCAGAAACACACCCTGATACTTATGCACGAGTGCATAATAATTTGGGGACAGCCTATGGAGATTTGGCGCGGTTTGCTAATCCGGCGGAGAATTGGCAACAGGCGGTTGTATCTTACGACGAAGCTTTACGCCACCGGACTGTGGAATTAGATCCTTTAAAGTATGCTGCTTGTCAGAATAATTTAGGTACGGCTTATTGGCATTTAGCTCAGTATAATCAGCCGGTGGTGCATTTGAAAAAAGCGATCGCCTCTTACAAACAATCACTAGCTCACTACAACCCCCAAGACGAACCCCTCAAATATGGGATGATTCAAAATAATGTCGGTACTGCCTACTGGAATTTGGCGCAGTACGAACAACCAGGGGAAAATCTCCAGTTAGCCATTGATGTCTACAGAGAAGCTTTAAAATATCGCACGGCGGCAATGGTTCCTAATGCTTGTGCCGCAACTCACAATAATTTAGGTACGGCTTATTGGCATTTGGCCAATTTACCGCAAACTACTAAAGATATTAGGCAGAAGTTATTGACTTTATGTATTAATGCTTATGAAGAGGCGATCGCTCTCGCCCATTCCTTGAGTAGTGTATCTTTAAGCTTTGATTTATTTGCTACCCACAATAACTTGGGACTCGCCCATTATCAGTTAGTCACTGATAATTATTTTAGTGGAGATAAAGGCAGGCGATCGCATCATCTGGAAGCAGCTTTAGATAATCATTTACAAGCTTTAAATGGTTTAAGTAAGCAACCAGAGGCTTATCAAGCAACTTTTGCTTATGTAGTCAAAACCATTCGGGCTTTTCACAATGAATTAGGTTTTCAAGGGCAAAATTTGGCTTTGTCTAAAGTTCCTGGTCATCTGTTACCGGAAATTTTACCCAAGTTATAGTTTTGAACGAAATTGCCAATAATTTCTGTATTATACATAATTTAATGTGAAATTTTATGTATAAAATGCTTAACAAATTATGCGTAAAATTATTTAATTTTTGATTGCACTACCCCAAAAGGTGAAATTAAATAGCAACAGTACTTTTTCATCACATTGTTAAATACAGCAGAAATATTATCTTCAGAGAATCTTAGTAAATATGTAATTGCTTTTGTTACAAAGATTATATTTGTCATAAATGCGTGATTGCCGAAAACAGAAAGCATTTACAGCAAATGAGAAAGCAATATCTCTAATTGCTTGCGGAAAACACCAAAATGAATACGCGATTTACCAAAATGAGAAAGCATTTACAGCAAATAAGAAAACAATATGCTTAATTGCTTGCGGAAAACACCGAAAACAGAAAGCATTTAAGCCAAATAAGAAAGCGATATGCTTGATTGCTTTCTCAAATCAAAATTAAAGTGACCAGCCTGTAAGTTAAAGCCTTTGCTTAACCTGCGGGTGTTCAGATACCCAACTTTTTAAAAAAGTCTGGTATCTATGACTAACAAGGTGTTTGCTGGACTATTAGTAGGGTGCGTCAGTGCAATATAACCTAGCTATACTCATGAATCATTCATACTGACGCACCCTACTAAACCATTAATTCAGTATTTACACTGAATACTTGCTTCTTAATAAATTCTTCATTGACAGCCTCTTATTGATCATGATAATCATTATCAGCAGTAAGTACACTGTCAGAAATAAGCAATATGGCTTTATACAGCATTCAACTGGGGCAAGCATCTACTTCAGTCTTAGCAAGCTTTTTACTTGCTGCACCGCTAGCGCTATCCAGCAATATTGCACCAGCACAAGCTCATGGTAATCACACCCATGCTGATGAAACTGAGTTTTATATTGGGTTAGATGGTTTAAGAGTTCTGGCTAGTGGCACATATGCGGGATTAGACAACCCTAATTACAATCGCTTAACATTTTTATACGCACATCGGGAAGAAGATTTTACTACCAATCACTTTCACGGTATTGGAGCTTATAGCTATTTAGGGCCTGTAGGTAGTCCAAGTATTAACCCAACAAATACAAATAACAGAATCCCTGAAACCAATACAGGACAACTACCTCTGCAATTATTACCTGGTAAAGGAGCGTTTGCTGGTCGTTTGGTGAGTACTGCGACAGGAGCAGAATATAGCAATATCAAAATTGAAGCTGTAGAAACTTTAGCCTCAGCTACAGATGCAGATGACCAGTATTTATTTAATAGTTCTGGCGGTCGTTGGCAATCATCTTTAGGAGGTGCAACGATTGGTCTACAGTTGCTTTCAATTAGTAGTGGATTAAATGTTGCTGACGAAACAGGTGTAAACCTTTTCAATTCCGTCGGTGATATTTATACCATCGGTACTGGTGATAATTTCACATTCAGACCAAAGTTCTGGACTGATGCAGCAGCAGCACTAGGGAAATACTCGGCAACATTCAAACTTGTGGATGTCAGTACAAATGGTAGTACTTCTTTGCTGGAGTCTGGTACATTTAGTTTTGATTTCAGCGTTGAACAAGTACCCGAACCTTCAACAACTATGAGCTTAGGTGTATTGGGACTATTGGCGCTTTCTTGGTCTCGATTGAAGAAGCGGACAGTCAAAAGCTTGAACTAATAGTAGGGGTGTAGGGACTAGGGACTGGGGACTGGAGACTGGGTTAAAAGTCTTGTTTTGTCTAGGTTGTATCATCTATTGATGTCCTAACACTACTGGCGACAGCCATAATTGATCAATCGAATGTAATTATTTCCTGTCCACCCCTAAACCCCTAAACCCCTACACCCTTACACCCTTACACCCCTAAACCCCTACACCCCTAAAATAAAAAACCCTCAATGGCGGCGAAAATAGCTGCTGGGTATTCCTCATGCAGTCCTAAGGAACCGGGAACCACTGCGCTTTGCATACCGGGGATTGCAGCTACAGCGTCCATTTCTTCTCGTGATTTGGGTGGACTTGATGCACCGATAACTACCATCAGGGGTACAGATAGGGACTGCACTAGTCCGAGGAAATCAGATTGATTGTGTACAGCGTCAATATTGCCTGTGACAAAAGCCGCAGAAGCAAATCTGGCTCCTGGTTTTTGAGTTGTTTGCCACTTTTTATCGATAAAAGCGGGTGTGAGTCTATCCGCGTCTGTGAAAACATGACGGCGGTACATGAAATTTAAGAATGAGGGTGTAGTGTTGAGCTTGTAGAGGATTTGTCCAACAATGGGCGATCGCACTAATCCTCTCACTATACCAGCTACTTGTGGACTTGCCCCCATCGTTGGCAAGGGGCCGCGCCATGTGGGTGCTACTAAAACAATCTTGGAGAAAGCATCTGGCTGTTTTTGTGCTAGCAACAACACATAACTAGCCGCATGACCAGCCGCTAACACAGTAATTGGGGTAGAAAAAACAGCCTGAACAAAATCTTCTAAAAATCGCTGATAAATTTCTGGTCTGTAATCTAAACTGGGGCGAGAAGATTCGCCAAATCCTGGCCAGTCTACTGCGACTACTTGGAAACGGGGAGCTAGTAACCTAGCCATTTCACCCATTTCCAAACGGGTAGATACACTGCTAAAAGCTGGTAATAGTAAAAGTGGTGAACCTTGACCAAGGGTTTCATACACCACCCGTAATGGTTGACCTTCCCACTGCCAGAGAAATTCATGAACTACTCCACCAAACCCAGTAGGATCAGAGGTGGATAACACATTGGTAGACATAATTTTTCCATCATCAGCCCTATGGTTCTAACTTACATTCCAGCGCCTTTTTTTGCATGGTTTTAAATATGTTGTAAAATCCGTTGGCGCGGGAAGGTGTCAAGCTGACGTTTAAACCAGTGGCTTGGATGAAATCTGGAGTTAGTTGGACAATTTCTGTGGGAGTCAGTCCATTTAGCCCTTCAATGAGAAACGCAAGTAATCCTTTAGTTAATTGAGAGTCAGAGTCTCCCTCATACGCAACATGACCATCATTTAAGTGTGCGGTCACGTAAACTTGTGAAACACAACCAGGAACTTTATTTTCCGGGACTTTACCAGTTTCTGGGAACTCTGGCAGCTTTTGAGCATACCAAATCAATTGTTCATAACGGCGCTTCGGGTCGGTAGCACGTTGAAAGCGTTGGACAAGTTTAGCAAGTGCAGGTGGTAAAGAATCTAAACTAGAGGACATAAAAGCATCTGCAAATAATCGGTCTCACCTTGAGTTTAGATTATCTGATTGGTCAATGGTCAGTTGTCAGTTGTCAGAGACGCGATTAATCGCGTCTGTACAATTGTCAGTTGTGAAGCAGTGCGTTGGGGAGACAGCGCTGTGGGCGGCTTTGCCGACTTGAAGCGACTGTCGTCGGGTTCCCCGACTTAAAGCAACTGCCGAACCGTAAGGGTCAGTTGTCATTAGTTTTTCCCTGTCTCCTTTCATGTAGTCCTAGTTTTCGTCAAATCAATGCTAATTTTGCCGCCAAAATCGGGAATGGGTGCGGCGGGTTTGGTGAGTTTAACTTGGACTTGTGCGACTTGATGGCATTGCTGGATGATAGAATCAGCGATCGCACCAGCTAAACGCTCTATCAAAGCAAACTTAGAGGTTTTCACCAAGTCTTTGATTAAGCTAATGACGCTGCGATAATCAAGAGTATCGGCTATCTCATCACTCTTAGCAGCTGCGGATAAATCTAACCATAACTTGACATCCACCTCAAACCACTGTCCTAACACCTGTTCCTCTGGCAAGTAGCCGGTGTAGCCATAGCAGCGAATCTCCGTTAAGTGAATGCAGTCCATCTAAATCCCCACCTTTGCATAGAATTTTCCCCAGAAGGATTTTATAGCAAAGTGCTGAGTTTTCTTCTATCCTATTTCCGATGTTGCCTTGATTAGCTTCCTAATTAGCTGGCAATGCTGCCTTCTCCTCACCAGACTCCGCCATCTTTTTCGGTGCTTCGTCTTCAAACAAAATTAAGTCAAACCAAAAAGTAGTACCTACCCCTACTTCACTGACTAGGTTTACTTTACTGCGGTGTCGTTCCACAATATTTCGCACAATCGACAACCCTAAACCTGTACCTTCTAAAGTGTGAACTCTGTTTTCTACCCGGAAGAAACGGTCAAAAATCGCTTGTTGGTCTTCTGGGGCAATACCGATACCGGTATCAGAAACTTCTATCCGCACTTGGGTAGGCTGATTGGGGGAATTGGGTTTAGTGTGTAATACGTAGGTACGGATGGCGATTTTACCACCGGAGGGAGTGAATTTGAGGGCATTGCCGACCAAATTAGCTAAGACTTGTAATAGTAAATCGTAATTCCCTAAGACTAGTGGCAAGCCAGGGGCAACATCCT contains:
- the psb34 gene encoding photosystem II assembly protein Psb34 codes for the protein MPYTNEEGGLLNNFAREPKVYQAEPPTAGQKRNYVILGVAATILVGGLIFVAFSVSSLS
- a CDS encoding tetratricopeptide repeat protein produces the protein MSVNDTGHSDNSAWNRQVYHRLKLALSLGLRRQLFLAVCDDLHLRNQVAARLHSTLAYPVGQVLYQPSDGQEASTSAYPRLVTLRLNLNEPNPIAQINQWLANYPPPIVGASKDNPGKPLPIPTFQLVGVEQLTKQTVASQRLFLHYLRLSEQFFAAQESSRFLESSVLLWVSRPWLSAIQQSAPQFWRWRTGVFVFAGEPTPTTQNSGHPERFSNSRSVKLGNLEQSVLDELSMEGEVRSPSTTEFNFGDEVDLPSELPGNHPQPKEETPPLISELPPTQQKPQELTVRSNAANSSSLSSLSHVSQELTELVLATINTKISSEAEDDWQPQELLLEIEELHSQSVSGEILAAAYHQLGNLYRLRIERGQSTLEDLMVAIIAYQESISYDENSPQLPDILNDLGTLYWMLYRTPPNLEEGQTYIEQGIEFYELALKIISPETHPDTYARVHNNLGTAYGDLARFANPAENWQQAVVSYDEALRHRTVELDPLKYAACQNNLGTAYWHLAQYNQPVVHLKKAIASYKQSLAHYNPQDEPLKYGMIQNNVGTAYWNLAQYEQPGENLQLAIDVYREALKYRTAAMVPNACAATHNNLGTAYWHLANLPQTTKDIRQKLLTLCINAYEEAIALAHSLSSVSLSFDLFATHNNLGLAHYQLVTDNYFSGDKGRRSHHLEAALDNHLQALNGLSKQPEAYQATFAYVVKTIRAFHNELGFQGQNLALSKVPGHLLPEILPKL
- a CDS encoding all3515 family Zur-repressed PEP-CTERM protein is translated as MALYSIQLGQASTSVLASFLLAAPLALSSNIAPAQAHGNHTHADETEFYIGLDGLRVLASGTYAGLDNPNYNRLTFLYAHREEDFTTNHFHGIGAYSYLGPVGSPSINPTNTNNRIPETNTGQLPLQLLPGKGAFAGRLVSTATGAEYSNIKIEAVETLASATDADDQYLFNSSGGRWQSSLGGATIGLQLLSISSGLNVADETGVNLFNSVGDIYTIGTGDNFTFRPKFWTDAAAALGKYSATFKLVDVSTNGSTSLLESGTFSFDFSVEQVPEPSTTMSLGVLGLLALSWSRLKKRTVKSLN
- a CDS encoding alpha/beta fold hydrolase; translation: MSTNVLSTSDPTGFGGVVHEFLWQWEGQPLRVVYETLGQGSPLLLLPAFSSVSTRLEMGEMARLLAPRFQVVAVDWPGFGESSRPSLDYRPEIYQRFLEDFVQAVFSTPITVLAAGHAASYVLLLAQKQPDAFSKIVLVAPTWRGPLPTMGASPQVAGIVRGLVRSPIVGQILYKLNTTPSFLNFMYRRHVFTDADRLTPAFIDKKWQTTQKPGARFASAAFVTGNIDAVHNQSDFLGLVQSLSVPLMVVIGASSPPKSREEMDAVAAIPGMQSAVVPGSLGLHEEYPAAIFAAIEGFLF
- a CDS encoding SufE family protein, giving the protein MSSSLDSLPPALAKLVQRFQRATDPKRRYEQLIWYAQKLPEFPETGKVPENKVPGCVSQVYVTAHLNDGHVAYEGDSDSQLTKGLLAFLIEGLNGLTPTEIVQLTPDFIQATGLNVSLTPSRANGFYNIFKTMQKKALECKLEP
- the folB gene encoding dihydroneopterin aldolase, whose amino-acid sequence is MDCIHLTEIRCYGYTGYLPEEQVLGQWFEVDVKLWLDLSAAAKSDEIADTLDYRSVISLIKDLVKTSKFALIERLAGAIADSIIQQCHQVAQVQVKLTKPAAPIPDFGGKISIDLTKTRTT